From Mangifera indica cultivar Alphonso unplaced genomic scaffold, CATAS_Mindica_2.1 Un_0059, whole genome shotgun sequence, a single genomic window includes:
- the LOC123207098 gene encoding ALA-interacting subunit 5-like, protein MKGATSTDSSSSSSVAKSKKPVYSRFSQQELPANRLILTPASIITAFIAVGLIFIPLGLVSLFASDSVVEIIHRYDVDCLPSEYQNKMVEFIQSSSTKKTCTKSLTVPKQMKSPVFIYYQLENFYQNHRRFVKSRSDKQLHYGDKNAISTCAPVAQSTDKSPIVPCGLVAWSLFNDTYGFSVKGKSLQVNKKDIAWGSDKNYKFGHNVFPENFQKTDQVGGAKLDSSKPLSEQEDLIVWMRTATLPTFRKLYGRIEQDLQANDMVTVVIENNYNTYGFKGTKSLVLSTTSWIGGKNNFIGLAYITVGAICLLLAIFFILLYVIKPR, encoded by the exons ATGAAAGGAGCCACGAGCActgattcatcttcttcttcttctgtagCTAAATCCAAGAAACCAGTAT ATTCAAGGTTTTCCCAGCAAGAGCTTCCTGCAAACAGGCTAATTCTAACGCCAGCATCT ATTATCACAGCATTTATCGCTGTGGGATTAATCTTTATCCCTCTTGGCCTTGTTTCTTTGTTTGCATCCGATAGC gtggtggaaattatccACAGATATGATGTTGATTGTCTTCCTTCAGAATACCAGAACAAAATGGTTGAATTCATTCAAAGTAGCTCAACTAAGAAGACCTGTACTAAGAGTTTAACT GTTCCTAAGCAGATGAAAAGTCCTGTTTTCATCTATTATCAGCTTGAAAACTTCTACCAAAATCATCGCCG ATTTGTGAAAAGCCGAAGCGACAAGCAGTTGCACTATGGAGACAAGAACGCGATATCAACTTGCGCACCGGTAGCCCAATCGACTGATAAATCTCCGATTGTTCCCTGTGGCCTGGTAGCTTGGAGTCTGTTCAATGACACTTATGGCTTCTCAGTGAAAGGCAAGTCCTTACAAGTTAACAAAAAGGACATTGCTTGGGGAAGTGACAAGAATTATAAATTCGGACACAATGTGTTTCCTGAAAATTTCCAGAAAACCGATCAGGTTGGAGGTGCCAAACTTGATTCAAGCAAACCT TTGAGTGAGCAAGAGGATCTTATTGTCTGGATGCGCACGGCAACATTACCGACATTCAGAAAACTGTACGGGAGAATAGAGCAGGACCTTCAAGCTAACGACATGGTTACAGTTGTGATAGAAAACAATTATAACACATATGGTTTTAAAGGCACAAAGAGCCTTGTGCTCTCAACTACAAGTTGGATTGGTGGGAAAAACAATTTCATCGGCTTGGCTTATATTACCGTGGGGGCAATTTGCTTGCTCTTGGCTATATTCTTCATTCTTTTGTATGTTATCAAGCCAAGGTga
- the LOC123207100 gene encoding receptor-like protein 54: MFLLSDLVSLDLFKCFLSIDQHGFNKLLQNLTELRYLHLNNVDMSTVSTASLVNLSSSLISLSLGITQMQGKFPNEICLFPFLQRLILSANEHITGNLPEFNKCSPLKVLDLSSCNFQGSLPSSLGNLTEITYMDLSRNSFTGQVPTSLSKRVQLTWLSLTHNNFSGKFPNVLGNLSKLETLDLSVNNFSGQLPTSIFNVNGLLYLDFSYNQFQGQFPSQISGLPYLGDVKLNNNLLSGRVPAWLFTLPSLVSLDLSHNKLTGPMEQFQHSGPISKVDLRDNEIHGPIPDSIFQLLDLTELALANNNFSGNVQLEMLSELKNLTRIDLSYNALLSITGKVILPQLNEVLLSSCSLTAVPIFLGTVSNLNLDLSNNSIYGRISQLALGNCSNLSYLNLSHNLLTSVGYISSMVNLEILDLSSNFLRGQLVDLPSWLTFFSASNNDLTGVIPQSFCNMSEVESLDLSHNGLSGNIPACLAKSNAQFEFLNLAMNNFHGRVESLTFPNQCGVTALMLKDNQLEGPLPSSLVNCQGLDTLDVGNNRINDSFPNWLVNFQSLEVLIFRFNQFHGPIGNSSTRFLFPRLRVLDLSHNQFSGILPASFFNNFEAMMNVYMDVDKLDYMSSRFGSYYSVTLFVKGVETQIEKILSIFTSIDLSNNLFEGKIPKVFGQLKLLRLLNLSHNSLTGKIPLSLKNLSQLEALDLSSNQLIGKIPLQLTSLTFLSVLNLSYNHLVGCIPQGNQFDTFQNDSCIGNLGLCGSPLSNKCDNDKAPPMIDEEESNASSWFDWKIALMGYGSGFVIGISIAYIVFSIGKPQFFVRLIERECPRNVRRLNRGRRRTN; this comes from the coding sequence ATGTTTCTCCTATCTGATCTTGTTTCACTTGATCTCTTCAAGTGTTTCCTAAGCATTGACCAACATGGTTTCAATAAGCTCTTGCAAAATCTAACGGAATTAAGATATCTTCATCTTAACAATGTTGACATGTCTACTGTTTCAACTGCTTCTTTGGTAAACCTGTCTTCTTCTTTGATATCCCTCAGTCTTGGGATTACTCAGATGCAAGGCAAGTTTCCAAATGAAATTTGTCTATTTCCATTTCTCCAGCGGCTAATATTGTCAGCAAATGAACACATCACAGGTAATTTGCCAGAGTTTAATAAGTGCAGTCCTCTCAAAGTACTAGATCTTTCTAGTTGCAATTTCCAAGGGTCACTTCCATCATCACTCGGAAACCTTACAGAAATCACCTATATGGATTTGTCAAGGAACAGTTTTACTGGTCAAGTCCCAACTTCATTATCTAAACGTGTCCAGCTCACTTGGTTATCTCTTACACACAACAATTTTTCTGGAAAATTTCCAAATGTTTTGGGTAATCTTAGTAAATTAGAGACTTTAGATCTCTCCGTTAATAATTTCAGTGGTCAGTTGCCAACATCAATATTCAACGTGAATGGACTTCTTTACTTGGACTTTTCTTATAATCAATTTCAAGGTCAATTTCCTAGTCAGATAAGCGGTCTTCCATATCTAGGTGACgtcaagttaaataataatcttctaagtggCAGAGTACCAGCATGGTTGTTTACTCTGCCATCTTTGGTGAGTTTAGATCTTTCCCACAATAAACTCACAGGTCCGATGGAGCAGTTCCAACACTCTGGTCCAATAAGTAAAGTTGATTTGCGTGATAACGAGATTCATGGTCCAATTCCAGATtcgatttttcaacttttggatCTTACAGAACTAGCACTTGCAAACAATAACTTCAGTGGTAATGTGCAGTTAGAGATGCTTTCAGAGCTCAAAAATCTGACGCGTATTGATCTTTCATATAATGCGCTTTTGTCAATAACAGGAAAGGTCATCTTGCCCCAGCTTAATGAAGTCCTTTTATCTTCTTGTAGCTTAACTGCAGTCCCGATTTTCTTGGGCACTGTAAGTAATTTAAATCTAGACCTTTCCAATAACTCAATCTATGGCCGAATTTCCCAATTAGCGCTTGGAAATTGTTCCAACTTGTCTTACCTAAATCTATCACACAATTTACTTACCAGTGTTGGGTACATTTCATCCATGGTCAACCTTGAAATTCTTGACCTTTCATCCAACTTTCTCCGAGGACAACTTGTGGATCTACCATCTTGGCTTACGTTCTTCTCAGCTTCAAACAATGATCTGACAGGAGTGATCCCTCAATCATTTTGTAATATGAGCGAAGTTGAATCTCTTGACTTGTCCCATAATGGCTTAAGTGGAAACATTCCAGCATGTCTTGCGAAGAGCAATGCACAGTTCGAGTTTTTGAATTTGGCAATGAACAACTTCCATGGTAGAGTAGAATCTCTGACGTTTCCCAATCAATGTGGTGTGACAGCTCTTATGCTTAAAGACAATCAGTTGGAGGGACCATTACCATCCTCTTTGGTTAATTGCCAAGGTTTGGATACCCTTGATGTTGGGAATAACAGGATTAATGATAGCTTTCCGAATTGGTTAGTAAACTTTCAATCTCTTGAAGTACTTATTTTCAGATTTAATCAATTTCATGGTCCCATTGGCAATTCCAGCACAAGATTTCTCTTCCCTCGGTTAAGAGTACTGGACCTCTCTCACAATCAATTTTCTGGTATTTTACCAGCAAgcttttttaacaattttgaagCTATGATGAATGTATACATGGATGTTGACAAACTCGATTACATGTCCTCACGTTTTGGTTCATATTATTCAGTAACGTTGTTTGTAAAAGGTGTCGAGACCCAAATAGAAAAGATTTTATCAATCTTTACAAGCATAGATCTTTCTAACAACCTGTTTGAAGGGAAAATCCCAAAGGTATTTGGACAGCTCAAGTTACTTAGATTACTCAACTTGTCTCATAATAGCTTAACTGGTAAAATACCTTTATCATTGAAAAATTTGTCACAACTTGAAGCATTAGATCTCTCTTCCAACCAGCTCATCGGAAAGATTCCTCTCCAATTGACAAGTCTAACATTTCTTTCAGTGTTAAACTTGTCTTACAACCATCTTGTGGGATGCATACCTCAAGGAAATCAATTTGACACATTTCAGAATGATTCCTGCATTGGAAATTTGGGCTTGTGTGGATCACCACTGTCAAACAAATGTGACAATGATAAGGCACCACCAATGATAGACGAAGAAGAAAGCAATGCTTCAAGCTGGTTTGATTGGAAAATTGCTTTGATGGGCTACGGATCTGGATTTGTAATTGGCATATCTATTGCTTACATTGTGTTCTCAATAGGAAAACCTCAATTTTTTGTGAGGTTGATTGAAAGAGAGTGTCCAAGAAATGTGAGAAGGCTGAATAGAGGACGTAGAAGAACAAATTAG
- the LOC123207101 gene encoding uncharacterized protein LOC123207101, producing the protein MVALGNTQSRPASPTQDSEMLQGSELNHASQQTFHIIPTNKNKPEPGDVLYDPLLDRPELVLIKQTLTGVENYAQWARDFRRALIVKDKIGFIDGTILIPSKPNLMCFWTRCNTLVRAWISNSVFVEVAAGLPPTEDAGELWAYIKDMYDTLDLTKIYTIRQNLAGIRQGNQSMTSYFNQLSAAWNELDAVKELIVALLETLRQIQRVKDRERLTRFLMGLNEGFVAFST; encoded by the coding sequence ATGGTAGCACTTGGCAACACACAGAGCAGACCTGCATCACCTACACAAGATTCTGAAATGTTGCAAGGTTCTGAATTAAATCATGCATCCCAGCAGACGTTCCATATTATTcccacaaacaaaaataaaccagAACCCGGAGATGTGTTATACGATCCTCTTTTAGACAGACCAGAACTTGTGTTAATCAAACAAACACTGACTGGAGTCGAAAACTATGCTCAATGGGCAAGAGATTTCAGACGAGCCTTAATTGTAAAAGACAAAATTGGGTTCATTGATGGCACTATTCTCATACCATCTAAACCTAATCTTATGTGTTTTTGGACTCGATGCAATACCTTGGTGAGAGCATGGATTAGCAATAGTGTATTTGTAGAAGTAGCAGCTGGACTTCCACCCACAGAAGATGCTGGAGAACTATGGGCATATATCAAGGACATGTACGACACATTAGatcttacaaaaatatatacaataagaCAAAATCTTGCTGGAATCAGGCAAGGAAATCAGTCAATGACTTCATATTTCAATCAACTCTCTGCAGCGTGGAATGAACTCGATGCTGTCAAGGAATTAATTGTGGCTCTACTAGAAACGCTACGACAGATTCAACGTGTAAAGGATCGAGAGAGGCTGACACGATTTCTGATGGGATTGAATGAAGGTTTCGTGGCATTCAGTACCTAG